Proteins encoded in a region of the Cytobacillus pseudoceanisediminis genome:
- a CDS encoding ribosomal-processing cysteine protease Prp translates to MIEVTIIRKDSGNIHSFEISGHAFFANRGKDIVCAGVSAVSIGAINAVHALTGVTPEISHGDGFLRCVLPDLQDDMNEKVQLLLEGMVVSLQTIEEDYGTYIKITFKKQEVE, encoded by the coding sequence ATGATTGAAGTAACGATTATTCGTAAAGATTCCGGAAATATTCATTCGTTTGAAATAAGCGGTCATGCATTCTTCGCAAACAGAGGCAAGGATATCGTCTGTGCAGGCGTATCTGCCGTTTCCATCGGTGCCATTAATGCTGTCCATGCCCTAACCGGCGTGACACCAGAAATCAGCCATGGAGATGGCTTTCTCCGCTGTGTTCTTCCTGATCTTCAGGATGACATGAATGAGAAAGTGCAGCTTCTTCTTGAAGGCATGGTTGTTTCATTGCAGACGATTGAAGAAGACTACGGAACGTATATAAAGATTACCTTCAAAAAGCAGGAGGTGGAATAA
- the rpmA gene encoding 50S ribosomal protein L27, whose translation MLLKLDLQLFASKKGVGSTKNGRDSISKRLGAKRADGQFVTGGSILYRQRGTKIYPGVNVGKGGDDTLFAKVDGVVKFERLGRDRKQVSVYPAAQEA comes from the coding sequence ATGCTATTAAAATTAGATCTTCAGTTGTTCGCTTCTAAAAAGGGAGTAGGTTCTACAAAGAACGGCCGTGACTCAATCTCTAAGCGTCTTGGCGCTAAGCGTGCGGACGGACAATTCGTAACTGGCGGCTCAATCCTGTACCGTCAGCGCGGTACTAAGATCTACCCAGGTGTAAACGTGGGTAAAGGCGGCGATGACACACTATTCGCGAAAGTTGACGGTGTTGTTAAGTTCGAACGTCTTGGACGTGACCGCAAGCAAGTGAGCGTATATCCTGCAGCTCAAGAGGCGTAA